One window from the genome of Asterias amurensis chromosome 12, ASM3211899v1 encodes:
- the LOC139945492 gene encoding uncharacterized protein CXorf58-like: protein MEPIRSSSRSTLNVTLPSEHGDSSRSLDLREGHQIIKGSEQNSFVEIPQPKISPETQQRELMQIIAARSIERCWCAYRDRQMFKLLKHAICAAEHSLTHEILRKVSPMEAKLIKDPSIKARVRFRFAGTEFPPLILFKVFTHTEGAGLKYYSGKRCIQPASDAAVDACRMMGHRKFYDQMIADTCQHERDKISGEVDVTTVKDYMQYLSKLDEMPSYMGGRENLWRKLDLNVLPRTTILYDVIDYLNRGGNAPSKRLQVELPVLTARPVTQEMQREHVRIISELRTPLQITIPSPTFKPTSARPSTSGQTSRRSRQAKQRASRMKRMYMESKAQSQGGNVAYDPVGTVAAAQTAPGSGPYEEDDEEMDYGMDGDEGEEWEREADQMYAWTQDLSYEDIGLTTPC, encoded by the exons atggaaccAATCAGAAGCTCAAGTCGATCAACACTGAATGTGACTCTACCCTCCGAGCATGGAGACAGCAGCCGTAGTCTTGACCTCCGAGAGGGTCATCAGATCATCAAAGGGTCAGAACAGAACTCATTTGTTGAAATTCCACAACCCAAGATCAGTCCAGAAACTCAACAGAGGGA ACTGATGCAGATCATAGCAGCTCGATCCATTGAGAGGTGTTGGTGTGCTTACAGAGACCGCCAGATGTTTAAACTCCTTAAGCATGCAATCTGTGCAGCG GAACATTCATTAACCCATGAAATTCTACGTAAGGTTAGTCCAATGGAGGCAAAACTCATCAAAGATCCAAGCATAAAAGCCAGAGTAAGATTCAG ATTTGCAGGGACTGAGTTTCCACCGTTGATTCTCTTCAAAGTTTTCACTCATACTGAGGGTGCTGGATTGAAGTATTACAGTGGAAAACGCTGTATACAGCCAGCTTCTGAT GCAGCAGTGGATGCTTGTCGCATGATGGGTCATCGGAAGTTCTATGACCAGATGATAGCAGATACATGCCAGCATGAACGAGATAAGATCTCTGGTGAAGTTGATGTAACCACGGTCAAAGACTACATGCAG TATCTAAGCAAACTGGATGAGATGCCATCCTACATGGGAGGCAGGGAGAACCTCTGGCGCAAACTGGATCTCAATG ttcTACCTAGGACGACAATCTTGTATGATGTGATAGACTATTTAAATCGAGGTGGCAATGCTCCTTCCAAGAGACTTCAGGTTGAGCTACCGGTACTCACTGCTCGGCCGGTAACCCAGGAGATGCAACGAGAACATGTCCGAATCATCTCTGAACTAAG AACACCATTACAGATTACAATCCCCTCTCCTACTTTCAAGCCAACAAGTGCCAGACCCAGTACATCTGGGCAAACCTCAAGACGCTCCAGACAGGCCAAGCAGAGGGCGTCTAGAATGAAAAGAATGTACATGGAAAGCAAGGCACAG TCTCAGGGAGGAAATGTGGCCTACGACCCTGTAGGCACAGTAGCTGCTGCTCAGACGGCTCCAGGTTCTGGTCCCTACGAGGAGGATGACGAGGAGATGGATTATGGGATGGATGGAGACGAAGGGGAAGAATGGGAGAGAGAAGCAGATCAGATGTATGCATGGACACAAGATCTGTCATATGAAGATATAGGATTAACAACACCTTGCTAA